A region from the Silene latifolia isolate original U9 population chromosome 7, ASM4854445v1, whole genome shotgun sequence genome encodes:
- the LOC141589901 gene encoding uncharacterized protein LOC141589901: MARNRRNVNNTNTPQKHKNNSTSTNKHKTNSNTIHITELREIVATASAAESSKAAELRSFNLSKEVNEVPEINITPETEWETVGAKTGVPLEQPRVKIETGDVQGELEFWSSSVFCFVLGANPPNHVMDGYVRRVWKDLSIDKVAFQYNGVCIVRFAKQEDKDKVLQSEQLFFDNKPFIIRDWQPDVKCVKDKPDLVRIWVRLYNLDLKFWGKALPKIVSMIGIPINPDRATEKKEYLEYARFLVEVRMGHNLPDMIEFIDDKDVIQKQEVSYEWKPLVCSQCTGIGHDAAMCRKRAAEVRKKPAQKVWRPKVQAPVQPIVKPVVQPAVVPVQVVESVQEPVVLPQVTPPEMITPIPFKSKEMASPASLVHRLSRFGRGNSQGGPTVLEVVQQSLRQSLLNSMGKGRTPIIQNETRVKIKNKARIQDGFGRPWQIIDNSEIRDSGRIWLLWDTTQVLVHCIKKDLQVIHAQVTNLVTGFVWTCSLVYGCNADSDRVALWESLINMNSNITGPWLVMGDFNNVLFMDERIGSQVTDAEVKGFQNCVDVCGLYDLVSTGAYFTWNNKQQGDARVFSRIDRVLANDEWILTGPTGSVTFLPEGLYDHSPCLIELGADIDRRKGNFKYFNMWGKPTEFKSIVNDVWRQSIAGCCMFQVVKKLKALKHPLKKLNNSRYGDIENSALVAKMLLETIQKQLHNDPRNVLLQDEERIAAESYKQLDAARLLFLAQKAKAQWVNFADDNTRYFHSTIKARRAQNKVLRIHDMNGVNCTEVNAIEHAFVEYYQALLGSSTKVTPVCRAVVKHGKVVSSEHARGMVKRCFWR, translated from the exons ATGGCGAGAAATCGTCgaaatgtaaataatactaatactccacaaaaacacaaaaataatagtACATCAACTAATAAACACAAAACTAATAGTAATACGATACATATTACAGAGTTACGAGAGATTGTTGCTACTGCGAGTGCAGCTGAAAGTTCTAAGGCAGCGGAACTTCGATCGTTCAATCTGAGCAAGGAGGTGAACGAGGTTCCGGAAATCAATATTACGCCTGAAACGGAGTGGGAAACAGTTGGCGCGAAAACAGGAGTACCATTGGAACAACCTCGTGTTAAAATTGAAACAGGGGATGTCCAAGGTGAGCTTGAATTTTGGTCTTCGTCAGTATTCTGCTTTGTTTTGGGTGCTAATCCGCCTAATCATGTTATGGATGGATATGTGAGACGAGTATGGAAGGATTTATCAATTGACAAAGTTGCTTTTCAATACAATGGTGTATGTATTGTTAGGTTTGCTAAACAAGAGGATAAGGATAAGGTACTTCAATCTGAGCAGTTGTTTTTTGATAATAAACCTTTTATTATTAGAGATTGGCAACCGGATGTGAAGTGTGTGAAGGATAAGCCTGATTTGGTGAGAATTTGGGTGAGATTGTATAACTTGGATCTTAAATTTTGGGGGAAAGCTTTACCTAAGATTGTTAGCATGATAGGTATTCCTATCAATCCTGATCGTGCTACTGAGAAGAAGGAATACTTGGAATATGCTAGATTCCTGGTGGAAGTGAGAATGGGACATAACTTGCCTGATATGATAGAATTCATTGATGATAAAGATGTAATACAGAAGCAGGAGGTTTCTTATGAATGGAAGCCCCTTGTGTGCTCTCAATGTACTGGAATTGGTCATGATGCAGCTATGTGTAGGAAGCGTGCAGCTGAGGTTCGTAAGAAGCCTGCTCAGAAAGTTTGGAGGCCTAAAGTTCAGGCTCCTGTGCAACCAATTGTGAAACCAGTTGTGCAACCAGCAGTAGTTCCTGTGCAGGTTGTTGAGTCTGTGCAGGAACCAGTGGTGTTGCCACAGGTTACTCCTCCTGAGATGATTACCCCCATCCCTTTCAAAAGCAAGGAAATGGCTTCACCAGCTAGTTTGGTCCATCGCCTGTCTAGATTTGGGAGGGGGAACAGCCAGGGAGGCCCTACAGTGTTAGAAGTTGTTCAGCAATCTCTGAGGCAAAGTCTATTAAATAGTATGGGGAAGGGAAGAACACCAATTATTCAAAATG AAACTAGGGTCAAAATAAAGAATAAAGCTAGAATTCAGGATGGGTTTGGTAGGCCCTGGCAAATAATTGATAATAGTGAGATTAGGGATAGTGGGAGAATATGGTTGCTGTGGGATACTACTCAGGTTTTGGTTCACTGCATTAAGAAGGATTTGCAGGTCATACATGCTCAGGTTACTAATTTGGTGACTGGATTTGTATGGACCTGCTCGTTGGTGTATGGGTGTAATGCAGACTCTGATAGAGTTGCTCTTTGGGAATCTCTGATAAATATGAACAGTAATATCACTGGTCCTTGGCTGGTAATGGGAGATTTCAATAATGTTTTGTTTATGGATGAACGAATTGGGTCTCAGGTGACTGATGCTGAGGTTAAGGGATTTCAGAATTGTGTGGATGTGTGTGGATTGTATGATTTAGTCTCTACTGGTGCCTACTTCACCTGGAACAATAAACAACAAGGTGATGCTAGGGTATTTAGTAGGATTGATAGGGTTTTGGCCAATGATGAGTGGATCCTAACTGGTCCTACTGGGTCTGTTACTTTTTTACCTGAGGGACTTTATGATCATAGCCCTTGCTTGATTGAGCTAGGTGCTGATATTGACAGAAGAAAGGGTAATttcaagtattttaatatgtgggggaaGCCTACTGAGTTTAAAAGTATTGTCAATGATGTTTGGAGACAATCTATTGCTGGTTGCTGTATGTTTCAGGTGGTCAAAAAACTTAAGGCTCTGAAACATCCTTTGAAAAAATTGAATAATAGTAGGTATGGGGATATTGAGAATTCTGCTTTGGTTGCTAAAATGCTGCTGGAAACTATTCAGAAGCAGTTACATAATGATCCCAGGAATGTGCTACTTCAAGATGAGGAGAGAATAGCTGCTGAGTCTTATAAACAGCTTGATGCTGCCAGGCTCCTTTTCTTAGCTCAAAAGGCCAAAGCTCAGTGGGTCAATTTTGCTGATGATAACACTAGGTACTTTCACAGTACCATTAAAGCACGACGTGCCCAAAATAAGGTCCTCAGGATTCATGATATGAATGGGGTGAACTGTACTGAGGTTAATGCCATTGAACATGCTTTTGTTGAGTACTATCAGGCTTTGCTGGGTAGTTCTACAAAAGTTACTCCTGTTTGTAGAGCTGTTGTTAAACATGGTAAGGTTGTGAGTTCTGAGCATGCCAGGGGAATGGTTAAGCGGTGTTTCTGGCGATGA